The region CCCGCCCCTGGCCCTCGGCATCATGCACAGCCCGGCGCTCCACCCGTGGGAGGAGGGGTTGGTCGGGCTCCTGCCGGGACTGAGCCAAAAAGTCGGCTGGCCGGATAATTTTACCCTGCTGTTTTTCACCGCCGCCGCAGTCGCCTTCCTGGCCAGCGGCTTAAGCAGCCATCTGCGGGAACGCCACCGCTTGGCCGCGCCGCCTGCCGGACGCCAGTTTTTTGCCCCCGAAGCCGTGCTGCCGATGGTCGTTCAGCTGTGCCTGTACCTGACCTTCACGTCGTATACGACTTTCTTGCCCCTGTACGCCCGGACCTTCGGGCTGGACAACGCCGGCTATTTGTACTCGAGCTACGCGCTGGTGCTGGTGGCAACCCGCATGCTCAGCGCGCGTCTGGGCGACCGCTACGGCCGCGCCGCGGTCATCGTCCCGGGTTTTGTTCTGGCCCTGATCGCCCAGCTCGTGTTTGCTTTTGCCTGGGATGTCCAGGCCCTCTACCTTGGCGTGAGTGTGTACGCCATGGGCATCGGCCTGGCCCAGCCCGGGCTCGGAGCCTTGATGATCGACCGCCTGACACCCGAACGACGCGGCCTGGGCATGGCCACCTTCGCCCAGGGGCTCGATCTCGGCATGGGGCTGGGCGGGGTGCTGATGGGCAGCATCGCCAGCCAGGCCGGCTTTACCCCCATGTATGTGTGCGGGAGCGGCTGTCTGGCTGTGGGCCTGGTCATTTTCCTGTTCGGCTCTCAGCGCCCACAAGCCGGCTCCTGATCGGTGCTGCGGCTTTCGTGCGCCAGGTTGCGCCAGCGTCGTTCCTGCTGAGCTTGGCGAGGGCGGTCTTGCCCGTGAGAGGAGATTTTTTTCTTGACGCTTGGCACCGCCGGTTGTAGCGTGACGGCGTGAGGGA is a window of Desulfurellaceae bacterium DNA encoding:
- a CDS encoding MFS transporter; the protein is MSVSRVFGRDFVLLCLVSLGFFSSFFFFFPTLPFYIKQLGGREADVGLLIGISSLVSFAIKPFAGRWADRYGRVVMMTASVGLFACGAVLHAWALSIGLLFGLRLVYGFALGCFTTASGAYLADVAPADRRAEATSYWGLVNSLAMGVVPPLALGIMHSPALHPWEEGLVGLLPGLSQKVGWPDNFTLLFFTAAAVAFLASGLSSHLRERHRLAAPPAGRQFFAPEAVLPMVVQLCLYLTFTSYTTFLPLYARTFGLDNAGYLYSSYALVLVATRMLSARLGDRYGRAAVIVPGFVLALIAQLVFAFAWDVQALYLGVSVYAMGIGLAQPGLGALMIDRLTPERRGLGMATFAQGLDLGMGLGGVLMGSIASQAGFTPMYVCGSGCLAVGLVIFLFGSQRPQAGS